A window of Auraticoccus monumenti contains these coding sequences:
- the rpiA gene encoding ribose 5-phosphate isomerase A has protein sequence MTTPSIETRSDQDRAKLAAGRFAARTHAFDGARLGLGSGTTSHYFVRALAELVADGLDVVGVPTSNGTRDLALELGITLVELDDVEQLDVCVDGPDEIDRDGAMIKGGGACLLWEKLVARTSATMVVVADHTKAVEQLGAFPLPIEVVQYSWGTTRRAVRRLLVEHGYPADVDLYRRERDGSPVVTDNGNFILDARLGTARDIEQLTVELNTIPGVVENGFFVGIADEVVFGWPDGTAGTFTFPLDLPLTRPEQDR, from the coding sequence ATGACCACGCCCAGCATCGAGACCCGCAGCGACCAGGACCGGGCCAAGCTCGCCGCCGGCCGCTTCGCCGCCCGCACCCACGCCTTCGACGGGGCCCGCCTCGGCCTGGGCTCGGGCACCACCTCGCACTACTTCGTCCGCGCCCTGGCCGAGCTGGTCGCCGACGGTCTGGACGTCGTGGGGGTGCCCACCTCCAACGGCACCCGGGACCTGGCCCTGGAGCTCGGCATCACCCTGGTCGAGCTGGACGACGTCGAGCAGCTGGACGTCTGCGTCGACGGGCCGGACGAGATCGACCGCGACGGCGCCATGATCAAGGGCGGCGGGGCCTGCCTGCTGTGGGAGAAGCTGGTCGCCCGCACCAGCGCGACGATGGTGGTGGTGGCCGACCACACCAAGGCGGTGGAGCAGCTCGGGGCCTTCCCGCTGCCGATCGAGGTCGTGCAGTACTCCTGGGGGACGACGCGCCGGGCCGTCCGCCGGCTGCTGGTCGAGCACGGCTACCCCGCCGACGTCGACCTGTACCGCCGCGAGCGCGACGGCTCACCGGTGGTGACCGACAACGGCAACTTCATCCTCGACGCCCGCCTAGGCACCGCCCGCGACATCGAGCAGCTCACCGTGGAGCTCAACACCATCCCCGGGGTGGTGGAGAACGGGTTCTTCGTGGGCATCGCCGACGAGGTGGTCTTCGGCTGGCCCGACGGCACCGCCGGCACCTTCACCTTCCCCCTGGACCTCCCGCTCACCCGCCCGGAGCAGGACCGGTGA